Proteins co-encoded in one Kocuria flava genomic window:
- a CDS encoding response regulator transcription factor has protein sequence MRALLVEDEVDLAESLRRGLGHEGFVVDLAHDGTTGAWLAGENPYDVVVLDLMLPGRNGYDVLRGMREAGNWTPVLVLTAKDGEYDQTDAFDLGADDYLTKPFSFPVLVARLRALIRRGAPERPVVLEVGSLRLDPVRRTVHRRGRPIELTAKEWVVLQFLVHNAERVVSKAEIMDNAWDASFEGSENIVEVYVGYLRRKIDAPFGLSTLRTVRGMGYKLVADDPAPGQP, from the coding sequence ATGCGGGCGCTGCTGGTCGAGGACGAGGTGGACCTCGCGGAGTCGCTGCGCCGCGGGCTGGGCCACGAGGGGTTCGTGGTCGACCTCGCCCACGACGGCACCACGGGCGCGTGGCTGGCGGGGGAGAACCCCTACGACGTCGTCGTCCTGGACCTCATGCTCCCGGGTCGCAACGGCTACGACGTCCTGCGCGGGATGCGCGAGGCCGGGAACTGGACCCCCGTGCTCGTGCTCACGGCCAAGGACGGGGAGTACGACCAGACCGACGCCTTCGACCTCGGCGCCGACGACTACCTCACCAAGCCGTTCAGCTTCCCGGTGCTCGTCGCACGGCTGCGCGCCCTCATCCGCCGCGGCGCTCCGGAGCGGCCCGTGGTGCTCGAGGTCGGCTCGCTGCGCCTGGACCCCGTCCGCCGCACCGTCCACCGCCGGGGCCGGCCGATCGAGCTCACCGCCAAGGAGTGGGTCGTCCTGCAGTTCCTCGTGCACAACGCGGAGCGCGTGGTCTCCAAGGCCGAGATCATGGACAACGCCTGGGACGCGAGCTTCGAGGGCTCGGAGAACATCGTGGAGGTCTACGTCGGGTACCTGCGCCGGAAGATCGACGCGCCCTTCGGGCTGAGCACGCTGCGCACGGTCCGCGGCATGGGCTACAAGCTCGTGGCCGACGACCCGGCGCCCGGGCAGCCGTGA
- a CDS encoding rhomboid family intramembrane serine protease — MSGDRPQYGASPGGEVPVCPRHPDRPSYVACQRCGRPVCPQCQRPAAVGVHCVDCVAEAARSRPVHRTSLGGRVPRGSALLVTWTLIGVNTAVYALQWLAGLLGLNLTAVASYAPFLTASEPWRMLTSGFLHSVANPLHLVLNMYMLHVFGQMLEPALGRVRFLLLFLVSVLGGSLGVLVLAPPFTFVVGASGGIFGLFGALFVLQRHLGRSITPILVLIGVNVVFGFVFPGIAWQAHLGGLAAGALVALAYTTTARRRSGR, encoded by the coding sequence GTGAGCGGCGATCGACCGCAGTACGGCGCGAGCCCCGGGGGAGAGGTCCCCGTCTGCCCGCGTCACCCCGACCGGCCCAGCTACGTCGCCTGCCAGCGCTGCGGGCGGCCCGTCTGCCCGCAGTGCCAGCGCCCCGCCGCCGTCGGCGTGCACTGCGTGGACTGCGTCGCCGAGGCCGCGCGCTCGCGGCCCGTCCACCGCACGAGCCTCGGTGGGCGCGTCCCCCGCGGCTCCGCCCTGCTCGTGACGTGGACGCTCATCGGCGTGAACACCGCCGTCTACGCCCTGCAGTGGCTCGCCGGTCTGCTGGGCCTGAACCTCACCGCGGTGGCCTCCTACGCCCCGTTCCTGACGGCCTCGGAGCCGTGGCGGATGCTCACGAGCGGGTTCCTCCACTCGGTGGCCAACCCGCTGCACCTCGTGCTGAACATGTACATGCTCCACGTCTTCGGCCAGATGCTCGAGCCGGCGCTGGGGCGCGTCCGGTTCCTGCTGCTGTTCCTGGTCTCCGTGCTCGGGGGCTCGCTCGGGGTGCTGGTGCTCGCCCCGCCCTTCACGTTCGTGGTCGGCGCCTCGGGCGGGATCTTCGGGCTGTTCGGGGCCCTGTTCGTGCTGCAGCGGCACCTGGGGCGCTCGATCACCCCGATCCTCGTGCTGATCGGCGTCAACGTGGTCTTCGGCTTCGTCTTCCCCGGCATCGCGTGGCAGGCCCACCTGGGCGGGCTCGCCGCCGGTGCGCTGGTGGCCCTCGCCTACACGACGACCGCCCGCCGGCGCTCCGGGCGCTGA
- a CDS encoding peptidylprolyl isomerase — protein sequence MTSAIPTAKATIHTNHGDIVVNLFGNHAPKTVENFIGLSDGSREWSDPRTGEKQSGPLYKDVVFHRIIKDFMIQGGDPLGQGIGGPGYEFDDEIHPELNFNEPYVLAMANAGKRNGKGTNGSQFFITTAPTTWLQGKHTIFGEVADDASRKVVDELNAVRTGAMDRPVEDCVITSIDVEQL from the coding sequence ATGACTTCTGCCATCCCCACCGCCAAGGCGACGATCCACACCAACCACGGTGACATCGTCGTGAACCTGTTCGGCAACCACGCCCCGAAGACCGTCGAGAACTTCATCGGCCTCTCGGACGGCTCCCGGGAGTGGAGCGACCCGCGCACCGGTGAGAAGCAGTCCGGCCCGCTGTACAAGGACGTGGTCTTCCACCGGATCATCAAGGACTTCATGATCCAGGGCGGGGACCCGCTCGGTCAGGGCATCGGCGGTCCGGGCTACGAGTTCGACGACGAGATCCACCCCGAGCTGAACTTCAACGAGCCCTACGTGCTGGCGATGGCCAACGCCGGCAAGCGCAACGGCAAGGGCACCAACGGCTCCCAGTTCTTCATCACCACCGCCCCGACCACGTGGCTGCAGGGCAAGCACACCATCTTCGGCGAGGTCGCCGACGACGCCTCCCGCAAGGTCGTGGACGAGCTCAACGCCGTCCGCACCGGGGCGATGGACCGCCCGGTCGAGGACTGCGTGATCACCTCGATCGACGTCGAGCAGCTCTAG
- a CDS encoding Nramp family divalent metal transporter, with translation MAHEKFADKARRPLPGIDPDEPLEKVSGWKVVGPGLVVAATGVGAADLVATLTAGSRFGYGLLWAVVLGTVLKIILVEGAGRYSLATGRTIFEGWRSLGKWTTVYFGPYIIIWGFVYGATAMSSAALPLAALFPVLPLWAWAVLMGLLGFAMVWFGRYAVVEKIAALMVGIMFVVVVGLAVLTVPNIPEMLRGFVPLIPEGGVVYTLALAGGIGGTITLAAYGYWLREKGWYRPGWMRVMQLDNAAAYTVTGIFVVAMLVVGVEVLYSAGYAISAGDEGLLELGEILKDRYGDVIGTAFLVGFWAASFSSLIGVWSGVSLMFADFWGNLREKPSGHPDTITGGKYFRFYLLWLTFPPMLLFLLDRPVFLILLYGVLGALFMPFLAITLVWLLNTDRTPRRWRNGAFTNVALALCAVLFIVLGLYQAWDTLQDVVAWFRG, from the coding sequence ATGGCCCACGAGAAGTTCGCCGACAAGGCGAGACGACCGCTGCCGGGGATCGACCCCGACGAACCGCTCGAGAAGGTCAGCGGCTGGAAGGTCGTGGGACCGGGCCTGGTCGTCGCGGCCACCGGCGTCGGCGCCGCGGACCTCGTCGCGACCCTCACCGCGGGCTCCCGCTTCGGCTACGGCCTGCTGTGGGCCGTGGTGCTGGGCACGGTCCTGAAGATCATCCTCGTCGAGGGCGCCGGGCGCTACTCCCTGGCCACGGGACGGACGATCTTCGAGGGCTGGCGCTCGCTGGGGAAGTGGACCACCGTCTACTTCGGCCCCTACATCATCATCTGGGGGTTCGTCTACGGCGCCACCGCGATGTCCTCGGCGGCGCTGCCGCTGGCGGCCCTGTTCCCGGTCCTGCCGCTGTGGGCGTGGGCCGTGCTGATGGGACTGCTCGGCTTCGCCATGGTCTGGTTCGGCCGCTACGCCGTCGTCGAGAAGATCGCCGCCCTGATGGTCGGGATCATGTTCGTGGTGGTGGTGGGTCTCGCGGTCCTGACGGTGCCCAACATCCCGGAGATGCTGCGCGGCTTCGTCCCGCTGATCCCCGAGGGCGGCGTGGTCTACACCCTCGCGCTGGCCGGCGGGATCGGCGGGACCATCACCCTCGCCGCCTACGGCTACTGGCTGCGCGAGAAGGGCTGGTACCGCCCCGGGTGGATGCGCGTCATGCAGCTCGACAACGCCGCTGCCTACACCGTGACCGGCATCTTCGTGGTGGCCATGCTCGTGGTGGGCGTCGAGGTGCTCTACTCCGCCGGGTACGCGATCAGCGCCGGCGACGAGGGGCTGCTCGAGCTGGGCGAGATCCTCAAGGACCGCTACGGCGACGTCATCGGCACCGCCTTCCTCGTGGGCTTCTGGGCGGCCTCCTTCTCCTCGCTGATCGGCGTGTGGTCGGGCGTCTCGCTGATGTTCGCCGACTTCTGGGGCAATCTGCGCGAGAAGCCCAGCGGTCACCCCGACACGATCACCGGCGGCAAGTACTTCCGCTTCTACCTGCTGTGGCTGACCTTCCCGCCGATGCTGCTGTTCCTGCTCGACCGCCCGGTCTTCCTCATCCTGCTCTACGGGGTGCTCGGGGCGCTGTTCATGCCGTTCCTGGCGATCACGCTGGTGTGGCTGCTGAACACCGACCGCACGCCCCGGCGCTGGCGCAACGGGGCCTTCACCAACGTGGCCCTGGCCCTGTGCGCGGTGCTCTTCATCGTCCTGGGCCTCTACCAGGCCTGGGACACGCTCCAGGACGTCGTGGCCTGGTTCCGGGGCTGA